ACAGTTCTAATCTCTTCcatccctctgagcctcagtttcctcactgttCAAGCAGGAATGGTCATTCCAGGCCTCCCGGCTCACCAGCCTGTTGTAGAATCATGTGGTCTGGACAGGCAAGATAGAGGTGAAGGGGGCTGTGACCCAACTGAGCAGGAGCAGGAAGGCACGAATCTCTGAAGGGGTCATCAGGGCAGGCTCCAGCCCAGCGCAACCCTGTGAAATAAGTGGTGATCCAAAGCCACCAGGCTCATTTTTACTGGAGAAGCTGAAAATCTGAACATTTAGATGAaacctcaaatttttaaaatatggctaaGTCAAATTGCTTTTAAATGCTGTGTGAGTCACcaaatgaatcttcaggacttcTCTTTCATGCAGTGTCTCTGGAATAGCAAATCACAGATTGTCATCCATTAGCAAtgacttaggacttccctggtatctcagcagTAAAGATCCCCTGAACAGGTCATCCTGGCTCAGGATGTACTGGGCAATGCAGGAgagtgggttcaattcctgggttgggaagatccactggagaaggaaacggcaacccactccaatattcttgccttggaaatctcatggacagaggagcctggtgggttacagtccatggggtgtcaaacgagtcagacacgacctaacgactaaacaacaagtgaTGATTTAAATGCCAccccctccaggaagccctccctagTTACCCCAGACTTGAGGGAGGGCTCCCTCTGCTGGGATCTTGCGCATGACTCCCATTGCTCCTAGGATGTCTTTCACATTGTCAACCTCGTGAGTGGCGCCCCCTGGAGGTAAGATCCTGGATCTCCATTTCCCATTTCTCAGGCCTGCTTCAGCGGTCTGGCAGTGTTAGAGTATGTATCTAGGGTGTGACTTATGTGAGGAAGGACCCACAACTTGGGCATACTTATGTTCTGGGGCTTTCCCTGGAGATGTACATGTGTCCAGCCAGAGACTACCTACAGCTTAAATCCCAGCTCCAACAGAGAGACAGCGAATAGCTAGAATTCAGCTAAAGCCCTGTCCTGTCATAcatcagggtggggtgggggcgctcACCTCAGTATGCCTCACCTGCAAAACGGGCTCAATGTAATTACCTGCCCTGTGGGGTTACCCTGAGAACTCAGGGAGTTAAACCAGGTAAAGGGGGACTGGGAAACAgtgagtactcaataaatgttattagTATTCTCTCTTCTCCAGTCTCTTCCTCTCCATTCCCATATATAGAGTTTGGGGACTGTAAGTccctggagggcagggaccaCTCTGTTTTGCTCAGTGCTAAGCACCTAAcactggagaaggcgatggcaccccactccagttctcttgcctggaaaatcccatggacggaggagcctggtgggctgcggtccatggggtcgagaagagtcagacatgactgagcgacttcactttcacttttcatttttctgcattggagaaggaaatggcaacccactccagtgttcttgcctggagaatcccagggacggggtctcacagagtcggacatgactgaagtgacttagcagtagcaagcACCTAATACTGCTTTACTAAGCACTTCCCTACTGGTGCTTGGTAAATACTGGGTTTGAGAGTGAGTGGTGAGTGAAAGGAGGGTCTGCCCACctttcccttgatttttttttttttttttttttgccacactgtacagcttgtgggatcctagttccccggcCAGAATTGAACCCTTCAGGGAAAGGCATAGCCTtaagcactgaaccaccagggaatttcctctcCCCTGGATTATTGCTGGAAGGTCTTGGAACTTCCAGGCTCCCTCGCACCCCCGGTGTTCCCTGACCCTGCCATCAGGTTCACCCCCAAAGTCATCCCTGACCCTGACTTTGACTCTCCCCAGGCTAAACCCCCTCCCCTACTCACGGGCTCCTGCTGGCCACAGGATAAGGGTCCAGATCATTAGCTCAGCATCTGAGACCCTTAAGGGTCTGGTCCCTTCAAGCCTCTGCAGATTTCTCCTCTAACCACCCCTCCCCAACCTCTCCTCTCCAAAGGGCTCTCTGCCTGCCTGTCCATCCCCTTTCCCAACCACCTGGCCGAACCATCTTTCAAGACTCATGTCAGTGTCACCTCTTCACTGTTCTGTGCCCCAGCCCTGGGCCTATACAATGAACCCTGACCTCCAGGGTGAACTCCATGTGTCTGTCTCCCCCATGAGATGTGAGGGTCATGTCTTATTAGTTGTAACCAGGGTAACTTTTGATGTAACTTAatctgagactcagttttctcatctgtcaaatggagcTAGTATCCGCTTCACAGTACTGTTGTGAGTTGATAATGTCACTAGCACATTGGAGGCGCCTGATAAATTTGTTTCCTATCCTCCTTTTGATTATTTGCCAGTCATGGTGActaagagggaagggagagagcaaAGTTCACTGGACAGGGAAGGTTTCAGCAAAGGCCTGAGGGAGATGACTGTGGTGAGGAGGAGAAAAAATCTAGATTTAGAAACTTGCAGACAGGCAAGCATGGCACTAGGCCCAAGAAAATTCTCAAAAAGATTGTTTCAAGGATTATATGAGAAcactggtggggagggggaatgaGTTCAGTGTAATCCAGCCAGGACTGGCTGAAAACGTAGGGGTTCCGGTCCTGTGCCGGGGCTAGACACACAGAAATGACCAACACAAACTTCCCAGGGCCTGGCTCAGAGAGAGAGGGAACCCAATTAGAACATGCTCAGTGTTTAAAAGGAAGAAACGCAAAGTGTGCCTGGAGCCCGGATGGAGAAACGACTAATTCCCAGGGGTCgggaaaggcttcccagaggaggcaaCTCAGAACCGAGGTGAGCGGGACAGGCTGAGGGCAGCCTGTGAACATCTAAAGAAAGCGCTTCTATAGTGTCTGGAGGAGGCGGATGCTTGTTCAGAACAGGACTTTGCTAAGACAGACCTGCTCACAAGAGCAGGGAGTGAGCACCCCACACTAGGATGAATTGGGAACCTCTCCCCAGAAccatccacacagccaaagggaGGCCAGCAGCTCAAGTCTAGGGAACATCAAGGTCAAGGGgacctttttcttttcatatttatttagttggctgcacgggggtcttggttgcagcatgcaggatatagttccctgaccagggattgaacctgggccccctgaatttGGGTCAaggagccttagccactgaacctccagagaagtcccaggatcTAGAGGATTTTGGAGCAGGAAGCTAAGGCTTCCCTGACATCCAACCTCTCTCCTCCTTAGTTCCAGACCCACAGGGCGGCTCCACCTGGCCTCCTCACCCGAAGCTCCCAGGGAGAATCAGGCCACCCCAAAACCAGATCCTACTACTGAGCTGAGACCTGGCTCCCAGTAACTATGGCCATGCCTCTGTTTTACTAGCACAGGCCTGACCCATCAGGAAACTTCAGTGTAGTAACAGGAACGGATAAGCCTCTGCTATGGCTTTAGTTCCATGGTCGGATCCCCTCCAGACAGCCCTTTACATTTCTGGCTTCTGTGGGAGAATCTGCTGTTTGCACCCCAATACCGATTCTCCCTTCAGCAACACAGTCCCCAATTCTTAGGTGGGTACATGGTTCTCCAGAACAAGCCACGCTCCTCGGCCTTCCTGGCGGCTACAAGCTCCCTCTTCCACCTGCCCAAAGCCTTTGCTGCCTGCCTAATAGCACAAGAATCATGTGTTTCTAGGAGGGACCTGACtttcattccttcttcctttctgtaGCTGACAGGCAGATATGATGGCTGAAGCTCAGGCAGCCATCTTAGGCCATAAGGTAGAACCTGTGTGTTGAAAACAGCACAAAACCAAAAGCTAAAAGCCTACCCTCTCAGCTTCAGGCTTGCTGCCTTCCATTCCTATTAACCTGAGAACTCTAGTTTTACATAAGCcggttattttaaaatcttgtttcaTATTATATGTAGCTAAATCTAATCTTTCCTGATTAAGCTCCTAAAGCTCCCAAACCGCAGGGCCTGACGGATGGACAGCGACAGGAAGAATTCAGGTAGACCACGGAGAGGAAAGTTCTCCAGACGGTTCTCACTCCACCACTTTCGATTTTAGGATTCGCAAAGATCACCATAATTCAACTTCCTTGGTCTGCTGGATGAAAAAAGGGCACAGGTGGGAGAGAAACGGATGAGAATTTAATACAGATCAACATTACAAATGTAGATTGTAAGTTGTGAAAAGACCCTATGGCACTGGGGATGGACAGCAGGGTCAGGTGTCTGAGCAGCAGCTGCGCACACGGAAGGTGCACCCAGGAACGTCAGGAGCCGTGGGAAGTGGTTCATGCACGTGGTCTCACTTCAGTCTCCGGGCAGGCTTGCGAGGTAGGTGTCTTATGACACCTTACATGTGGGGCTAACAGTTCCAGGGAGGTCAGCAGCAGGGAGATCACATAGTGGGCCAGCAGTAGAACTAGGACTCAAACCCCAGCCTGGCCATGTGTGCAAAGCCCCCGGGCTCATCTCTGCTCCTACTCATGAGGGCCTGTGAGGAGGAGACTCACTGCCCTGGGTCAAGTACCAGAACCATCTAGATGGCCCAGTAACAGACCCCGCCCtctgccatggacagaggcagcCAAGTGAGGCGAGTGGCCCCACCCTAAGTCACGTGGGGAGGACAACAGGAAGGCAGCAGAGAGATCAGGTGGAAGGAGCCAGAGAAGCCAGGTCACCAGGCCACCCAGCCATAAACCCTGAGCTTCATGTTCCCACGGCCAGGTGTGGCCTTCAGACATGCACAGCCAGCACCAgatggtggtttgtttttttggtttttttggctttactgggtcttcactgctgcgtgggctttttagttgcagcaagcaggctctagagcaggggctcagtagttgtgacacacgggcttacttgctctgtggcacgtgtgatcttccccaaccaggaatcgaacatatgtccccagcactggcaggtggattctttacccctgagccaccaaggaagccccagatgGTGGGTTTTGATGGTGATGGGAGAGGGCCTGCCCAGTGCAGGGCCAGGACTGTGCCCAGCAGGCCCTCCATGGTGAGTGAAGGGGAAGGCCTGCCCTGCAGACCCCAGATCCCTGCCCCCTTTCCTCCAGGAGCCCCGCTGGGTGCAGGGGCGGAACCTGCATCCCCTTCACACACACTCAATAGCCCACCAGCTTCACAGGGGCTGAAAGCTCACCCTTCTCTCCTCTGCAGTCCTAGTATCAGGGCCAGACACAGCTCCCCTCATCAGGGTGGCACCTGAAATTCCTGAGCCCTGGTCCACAACCACAGGAACCAGTCAGCGCAAGCAGGGTCCGCATCTCCAGAACAGGTGCTCTGGCTGCCCACCCTCACACCACACCCACCTGCGGCAGACGGACCTACACCCTGCCACCAGCCCAGCTCCATCAGAAAAGCGGAGTATGAGTGACACAGGTCACTCACCTGCTGCAACAAGGCTGGTTTCCATCGGCTCTGAAGCCGCACCTGGAAGTGTGAAGAATCGGCAGCCCTCACCGAGCACCCGCCAGCCACGATttcagtgagattttttttttacaaatgactAATCACTCTTTCTCTGTTGGGCTGTCTGGGAGCTGCTGGAAGCCTATGGAAGCCGCCCAAGTTGGGGGTGAGAATACTCCAGGACTCCCCATCTCCACTCCTTTGATGTCAGCTGAGGAGACCAGAAAGGCCAAGGGGAAGGATAGGCCCAAAGTCCCAGCTAGGAGAAGGCAGAGCCCATCTCTGCTCACCCTTCGGCCAGCATTCCAGAGCAGCAGGCAGACTCTGGGTCTGCCAGGGGTGGTGCTGGTCTTCATCCCATCAGGGGGCCCAGGCCTAGCACCACCTTTACATACCCAGAGGGAGAGCTGTTGGACAGCAAGGGTGACCCACGCCCAACAGTTTCCACCTCCCCAAACGCCTGCCCTTGGTGTGTGGCATCAGGGTCAGGGACAAACCAACCACATGTGTGCATAGTTTCACAAATCTGATGAAGGTCCAGGGAGGTACACATTTGGGCAGACACCCCAAACTTGGCCCCCGGAGGCTTCTCCTGGGGGAGGCCGGCTCTCAGCTGCCTGCACCTTCTGGAGTCCAAACCCCAGGCTGGAGGGGTGCTGGCCTCCCAAGCTTGGGCTGTAGTCATTGCCTGGGTGCAGGCTGGGTTATGAGATAGGACAGGTCCTTGCTGACCAGGCTGGTGCCTGGCCGGGGTCTCAGAGCTCACTCCCCGCTGTGCCGGGCTTTGCCTGTCAGCCGGCGGCGCTGGGCCTTGCTGGTACGAGTGGCGCTCGGGGGCTTCTTGGTGGTGTCCTGGGCCCGGCGAAGACGTTTCCTCTTGACCTTTTTGCGACTGTGTGCATGCAGTGAGGCCGTGAGAGAGGAGATCCTATGGGAGGAAGGCTGGTGAGGCTTGGGCCTCGGTTTACCCTGGGGAATAAGGTATGGGTGGAAGGTTGGGTTGGGGGGTGCCTGAGCCCAGCTCATGCAGGGGAAGTCAGGACAGGCTCCAAATGCCATTCCAAAGGCAGCATGCTCTGTCCCAGAGGGCCTGCCAGCTCCTCAGCTCACAGCCACAAAGGCCCTTTACCCCAGGCACTCTGCCCCACACCACCCGCCATGGGCCAGCGGGAGGTGACTGTCACAACGCCAGCCATAGGAGCAGGCTCACAGGGGAGGACAGGCCAGGGCTCACCGCTGGGACAGCAGAGGGTCTCTGGACTTCTTGGGTAAGGCTCTGGTCGGCTTCTCCACGGATGACGCCTCCTCCTCAGGCCCAGACCCAGCCCCTTGCTAAAAAAGCACAGAACAGGAGTGGCGGATCAACAGGCCTGGGCCTCCTGAGCGGTCACTGCTCTGCTGGCTCCCACACCCGCTTGGGGCTCAGAGAAGGCTGTGGGGGTCACAAGTGCCCTGAAGCGGGAATGACAGGGGCAGAGGTGGGTCCTGAAGTCCTCCACCACCACGGCCCACAGTGGGCACACTCCAACACTTGCAAGTGAAAGAAttctaaaatggggataagacTAGTCTTTGCATCAGACCAGAcagaagaaagggcttccctggtggctcagatggtaaagaatctgcctgcagagcgggagacctgggttcgatccctgggttgggaagatcctcctggaaaagggaatggctacccattccagtattcttgcctggagaatcccatggacagaggagcctggcaggctacagtccatggggtcacaaagagtcagacacgactgagcgacttttacacACACATAACGAACAGAAGAACGAGCATCAAACACAAGGCGACTGTGAGCTCAGAAAGGACGTGATTAAAGCAGCGGCTCTAGAACCTAAGGACACTGTAACCCACGCAAGGGGATGTGGTTTACCTGGCAACTAACTATACAtatgtgtgtcagttgctcagtcgtgtcccactctgcgaccccgtggggtgtagcctgccaggctcctccgtccatgtgattttccaggcaagaatactggagtgggttgccatttccttctccaaattatacacatacatgtgcataAATCCCTACACAACCCAGACACAAGCTTAACTGAAACAAACGTTTCATAAAACAACACTTGCTGGGATGCTTTCTGATACTTTtgatattgtttcctttttttttttaaatgctagttGGAACTTGCTATGACTCACACCCCACAGGTCAGAACAGAGAGACGTGTCTTGCAGGGGTAGCGAGCACAATCAGCCGCTCTTGAGTGCTTCAGTGGACTGACCAACTTTATCCTCACAGAAACCTGGCAAGGCAGCTGCTATCATCGGTGACCCCCAATGTACCGGTGAAGGAAAGAAGCAGGCGAGGCAGAGAAACCTGCCCAAGCTCCCACAGCTGCTTGTGGTGGAGCTGGCCTCTGAAGCCCCAGTGTTCAGGGCTTTGGTCCAGGCCCTGGAGGATTACCCAGAGGAAAGAGCCCCTTGTACTGGAATCCTTGACATGGACCAGCCCCTTGAAATGGACCAGTGCTTACTGACCCCCTTGATAAGCTAGGCTGACCCTGTGTCCCTTCTTCCCCCAGGCTGGGAGGGAGACCCACCTCGGGCGGGGGCAGGCCGAGCAGCCGAGCCCCTGAGAGGTCCAGGTCGCTGATGGTGGTCACAGTGACTGTGTGGTTGGGGTGGTCATACTGCACCGACTCTGTCTTCGCTGTCACCAGCCGGTCTAGCTCGTCGGCCTCCTCTGTGCAGGGTGGGTACAGGACCGGGCCTCAGCCCCAGGACACAAGCAAGCAGGCTCCAGCACGCACCCCACCCCTGACTCCAGCCCTGGAGTGTAATGGCCCCCTCTACTCCATAGAGCGGCACCCGGGAAGTCACTGGCTCCAGAGCCTGGCCTGCAGACAAGTGCTGGAAATGACCCAACTCCTCCCTCCATGCTCCAGCGACATCCCAGACCACCTGGTCCCCACCTGGACCCCAGGAGCTGCTgccaccccccagcccctccaggcCTCAGAAACTGGGCTTTTTGCTCAGGATCCGTTTGCCAAAAGGTCTGGGTCGCCTCTGATCCACTGATATTTAGAGGTCCCTGAGGACACCCCTGGCTCCTAGGGCACCACCAAGATGCCTAGAGCTGGAGATGTCAGCTTCTCTGCAGCCCTTATACCCCTTCCCTTCCACCCATCAAGGGATAAATAAACTCAACCGACTGGCTATTCTCCAGGTCAGGTCAAGGACTGGACTTACCCAGagcctcctctctctctgccagCATCTTCAAGTATTCCTGGTGGCGCTGAAACCAAAGGGAGGGCAACATGGTGAGTATGGCCTCTCAGCCCAGACACTGCTCCCCTCCAGGATGAGTAAGACCATGGCTTGGAGGGAAAGATCAAGAGATCCTACCCTAAACCTTCCCCACACCTAGACCACGGCACCTCTATCTGCATAAACTGCACCCCAGGCCTGCCCGCCCCCTCCCTTCAGCCCTGCAGGTGCCCCTATTCGGGCCAGCGAGGCTGCAGGTCCCCTGGGAGTTAGAGAcactctcctgccctctccctctgCACCTCTTCCCGGAGCTTCTTCTGCTCCTCCTTCAGCCGCTGCTTGATCTCCTCAATGGCTGCCTTCTTCCGCTCCACCTTCCTCTTGTGGAAGCCTGTCAGGTACTCCCTACAGCAGAGAGGCAAGAGAGACAATCAGGACACAAGGAAAGAAGGGCTCACTCCAggaagggtgggggggggggggggaagctaaTACTGCACTCACCATGTGCTAAACACCATTCCAAAAACGTAAACGTATTAACTCATGTAATCTTAACAGCATGCATATTGGgtggttattgttgttcagttgctcagtcacgtctgactctttgtgaccccatggactgcagcatgccttgtccttcactatctcctggagtttgctcaaactcagacccactgaatcgatgatgtcatccaaccatctcatcctctgtcacccccttttcctcctgtcctcaatcagGTACCCATTTCCAATTTACAGATGGAAGACACCGAGGCAGAGAAAGGTAAGATGACTTGCCCAAGGGGGTCAGAGAGTGTAAGGttagggaaagagagggaggtgCTGCCTCTCCCCACTCACCAccctcctgggctcagctgcCAGCAACAGGTCCAGGTGGTGGGCATAGGCTGAGAGCCTTTGAACCTAGAACTGGTGAGGGTCCCTTTTTCATTGGCAAACTCTATTCCTCAGTAAATTAGGCCGCTTCAAGTGGGGCTTTCAAGGCCACCCTTACCCAGACCTCCACAAACTGTCCATTGGACCAATACCCATTTCCCCAGGACTCTGCCCCTCGACTGTCTGTTGGTCTTGTTGATGCCTCCCTTAGTTTCCAGACGATGCCCCAGCACTTCCTTCCCCACGCTCCATCTTATCTCAGCCCCTCTCATCTCCCTAGGTCTGGCCGCACCATTCCTATCTGTTCTGGGGCCCAATACCAGGCTTTTCACTGCCACTACCATAGGTCCAGGTGGCACTCTGAGTGGTGCTAGACCAGACGCTAAGGCTTAGAGGACCGACTCAAAGTTCCGGAGACCTTTGTTTCATTCACTAATCATTCATCCAAAACAGTTGAGTCTACTGTgagtccgtgggatcgcagagtccgacaggactgagagactgaacaacacaactgCGAGCGAGACCGCCAGGCTGGGGAGGGTGAAGCCCGCTCTCGGGCAGCGCACACAGCATCACAAAGCGGCTGGGGGAGCAGAGAAGCGACGCGAGGGCAGGGCCGGCTATTCCATCCCTCCGGCCTGGGGGGCCCAGAGCTGCGGCTTCCACCCGCCAGGGCTCCACACCACGCTGAGAGGGCGGGACCGGAAGGGCCCTCCGCGTGAACGTGTGCGGACAGACCCGGCCTCGGCCTTGCCCGGCGGCCCTAACGGGATCCGCTCAGCCTTGGCACTCACCGCCGCTTCTCCTCATCGAAGCTCAGGATGAGTCGCTGCCGCCGGTCGTCGCCATCtcgcttcttcttcttcttgcgGCCCATAGCCGGAACGCTTCCGCGCCACCGATCCCGCGCGCCAAAGACACTTCCGGTTGTAGGACGGCTAACCTTCCGGAAGTGCTCCGCAGCGACGCTCGGCCGTTCCGCTCGCCGGACCCCGCCTTTTAAAGGGGccgccctggggcttccctggtggtccagtggttaagactccatgctctcaatgcaggagacaagggttcaaaccctggtcggggaactaaggtaccacatgccatagagcatggccaaaacaaaacaaaaataaataaacacctttattttttttaatttttatttttttttaaataaacaccttaaaaaaaaaaaaaagggaccgcCCTGCGTTCCTCCCGTCCCTCTCTACTTCGTGTATAATAGGCGGGATCTGTACCCCCGCCCCCGCGCTCCCCACTCTCCGCAGCTGAACAACAGGGTGATGAACAACTGTCTCTCTGGCCCTGCACTGCCACTAGTGGCCTTGCCGCTTGCCATCCACGGCACCCTCCTGGGTAGAAGCATTGCCTTGGCTGCAGTGGTGTGCCCCGCCTTACTCCCAGCAAGATGCCCGGCCAGAGGCCTCCCGTGGAGGCTGAGAGGGGAAGTAACTTAAACAAAGTCAGCTCATTCTTAAGTGGTGTGCAGCGTCACCCCTGATTGCTGCCCTGTGTGTGGAATGGTTCTGCCCTCCTGGAACGTCCGGTCAGCTGCAGAGACTGGAACCGAATAAGAAGAAAGCTGCTCTGTAGGGATCTCTGTGCAGTCGGCCCTCGGAGCCCACCCAGTTGGAGCTGCCAGCCCAGGAGGGGCTCAGGGAGGCCACATCTGCGAAAGTTCCCAGCGCAGAGTGAAGTACCCCACCTCGGGCAGGTGCCCTTGTTCAAACTCTTCCCTGGGAGTTCCAGGTCCCCTTTACTCcagggaaatagatgtggaactGGCAACCCCACCCAGACTCCAAAAGCTTGAGAGCCCTTTGCTGCAGTTAGCTCACAGTCTAACACACTTCCCTTTTGGATCACTTTCtccttgaaattatttttatgttcattGAGCATATTTTTATGTTCAGGCACAGCAAGAGATGGCACATTTTCTTAATAGAAATGATGATGAAGGTGATAAGCCAAAGAATAACAGCAGCTGCCATTTAGTTCTTTGCtcaattatcttttctttttttttttttttggctgtgtcatgtagcatgtgggatctttagtccTCCAACctgagatggaacccatgtcccctaaagtgaaagtgtggagtcttaaccactggacctccatgGTCCCTAAATGATTATCTTTTCTGAGATATGAGTCCCATTTtaatgaagctcagagaggtgtggtcacttacccaaggtcacacagacaaGAAGAGCAGGTGCTGAGGGTAGAGCCCTGTCATCTAAAGAGAGAACTCTGCTTATTGTTTCTCTGGACCCAGTTTCATAGGCTCTTGGGACACACAGGGTCTGAAAAGAGGTGAAGGAAACCAATGTTTACAGAGcccctactatgtgctaggcacaaTGCAGTTCTCCACATTATCTCAGCTAATCCTTGCAACAGTCACACAAGGTGGATACTAGTATTAATGCAATTTGATCGgtgaggaaacaggttcagaggGGTTATGTAACTGGTCCAAGGGCACACAGTGATGGAACTAGGGTTTGAACACAGGTCTATCTGACTCCAAGCCCAGTTtatttcccccacagtcagtgaTCTCTCTCCTAATCCGCCCCAGGAGCTGTCCTCTGCCTGGCTGTAGTCCCAGTCCTGGTATATTGTGTGTTCAGCTAGTGTAGGGAGAGTAAGTAGGGCGAGAAAAAGGGCAGTCAAGAAGACACTTTCTCTAAtgtccagcagagggcgccccacCCACAGCCAGCCTTCCAAAGCTGTCTCTCTCTGGGTGGCCACTTGGGTGCCCCAGGAGAACCTGGAGATTGGGTGTGGC
This genomic stretch from Cervus elaphus chromosome 22, mCerEla1.1, whole genome shotgun sequence harbors:
- the NOL12 gene encoding nucleolar protein 12 isoform X1; this translates as MGRKKKKKRDGDDRRQRLILSFDEEKRREYLTGFHKRKVERKKAAIEEIKQRLKEEQKKLREERHQEYLKMLAEREEALEEADELDRLVTAKTESVQYDHPNHTVTVTTISDLDLSGARLLGLPPPEQGAGSGPEEEASSVEKPTRALPKKSRDPLLSQRISSLTASLHAHSRKKVKRKRLRRAQDTTKKPPSATRTSKAQRRRLTGKARHSGE
- the NOL12 gene encoding nucleolar protein 12 isoform X2, which encodes MVFSTWEYLTGFHKRKVERKKAAIEEIKQRLKEEQKKLREERHQEYLKMLAEREEALEEADELDRLVTAKTESVQYDHPNHTVTVTTISDLDLSGARLLGLPPPEQGAGSGPEEEASSVEKPTRALPKKSRDPLLSQRISSLTASLHAHSRKKVKRKRLRRAQDTTKKPPSATRTSKAQRRRLTGKARHSGE